One genomic window of Conger conger chromosome 7, fConCon1.1, whole genome shotgun sequence includes the following:
- the LOC133133734 gene encoding cytokine receptor common subunit gamma-like, protein MHTDRAALPHASKGPLTPFKMLVGFVLVLFSLGYASCSFPKVSCTIMNLKYIDCIWNENGIPEFNYTFYSKWQKKEMSNCTTYLQEGEHTVGCRLNYTKGEKFEKLSTYLSFDNRSSETLHDLQNRVKLMPPHNLSVKMQGSSELRLDWNISAENKCMESEVSYRKDIDTKDTMTGALPSMFFILPFPSKVNRYTFQVRIRVKDSCLQSNWSAWSTPVYWGQTKQVNRTEASNGNWLVYMLPIMGCVVVVTVVLLAFQNERLRVILIPIVPNPSKTLDDLLYTHDGKVEDWLHISKDFVEGFKPNFSEPACPVREYNLIPQMSINGSMSSLPVLSDESDCLSTSCSTSVSSISCPPGDTPPGLV, encoded by the exons ATGCATACAGACAGAGCTGCTTTACCTCATGCGTCTAAAGGTCCGCTGACTCCCTTCAAGATGCTTGTGGGATTTGTCCTTGTTCTCTTCTCCCTGGGATATGCAAGCTGCTCTTTCCCCA AGGTGAGCTGTACAATCATGAACTTGAAATATATTGACTGTATCTGGAATGAAAATGGGATCCCAGAGTTCAACTATACTTTCTACAGTAAGTG GCAGAAGAAAGAAATGTCAAATTGTACCACTTACCTACAAGAGGGGGAGCACACCGTGGGATGCAGGCTAAATTATACCAAAGGCGAAAAGTTTGAAAAACTCTCCACCTACCTGTCTTTTGACAACCGTTCCTCCGAGACTCTGCATGACCTTCAAAATAGAG tAAAACTGATGCCCCCCCACAACCTGTCAGTAAAGATGCAAGGCAGCTCTGAGCTGCGGCTGGACTGGAATATTAGTGCAGAAAACAAATGTATGGAGAGTGAGGTATCCTACAGGAAGGACATTGACACAAAGGACACAATG ACCGGTGCATTACCTAGCATGTTTTTCATCCTACCCTTCCCATCGAAGGTTAATCGTTACACATTCCAAGTGAGAATCCGTGTGAAGGATAGTTGTTTGCAGTCCAACTGGAGTGCCTGGAGCACACCTGTCTACTGGGGTCAAACAAAGCAGGTTAATAGAACAG aagCATCTAATGGAAACTGGCTGGTATATATGTTACCAATCATGGGCTGTGTGGTGGTGGTCACAGTGGTTCTTCTTGCGTTTCAAAATGAGAG GCTGAGGGTCATCCTCATTCCAATAGTGCCAAATCCTAGCAAGACCCTGGATGACCTTCTCTATACCCATGATGGAAAGGTGGAG GACTGGCTCCATATCTCAAAGGACTTTGTTGAGGGATTCAAGCCCAACTTCTCTGAGCCTGCCTGTCCCGTACGAGAGTACAACCTTATTCCGCAGATGAGCATCAATGGTTCAATGAGTTCTCTTCCAGTTCTGTCGGATGAATCAGATTGCCTCTCCACATCATGCTCCACCTCAGTTTCCAGCATATCTTGCCCACCAGGAGATACACCACCTGGCCTTGTCTAA